In the genome of Engraulis encrasicolus isolate BLACKSEA-1 chromosome 21, IST_EnEncr_1.0, whole genome shotgun sequence, the window ACAATCCCGGTGGAATCGTTTTCTTCTTAACAATTGTTATGTACTATGAATTCTGCAGTACCTGAATGTGTTTAGGAATGCACTAACtgcatcgagttgtgaaaccagtgcacagaaaaaatagtgtggcacggctcatGTCAGGGGAGTCTTGGCTGGAATCTGATGGTATATGGGGGCAACCAGATGAAAATCGCCCTCTTGTGGTCCATATAGTGTATGCCACATTTTAAGCATAACCAAAACACAGCTGTTCCTCTTTGTTGTGGTAGGCtactaagtgtttttttttttttttcctgccccGACTTAGTGTGCGTGTGAAATTTCAGATGGGCATGTCGGCTCCATGTAGCCTAGATTCTCTTATATTTTCTTTGCATGTATTCTACTAGTTTTCCACGTAATGACCCTTCTACTTGACAAATGACAAGTGATTCCCAAACGTTTTCCAAGTGTAGTGGgccttaaatatttttttaaaaatcaaaattgCGTGCGTGtgccgtgcgtgtgcgcgcgtgtgtgtgtgtgacactgtgcttgtatgtgtgtgcgtgcattcgtgtgtgtgtgtgtgtgtgtgtgtgtgtgtgtgtgtgtgtgtgtgtgtgtgtgtgtgtgtgtgtgtgtgtgtgtgtgtgtgtgtgtgtgtgtgtgtgtgtgttgactctatttgagttgtattgtttattggggcAGGTGGGCCCATTATGTAAATATTTAAAGTGGACCCCAAgatggaaaaggttgagaaacactgttgtgcTTGTGGTCAGGGAAtttgacaggggggacaaaggggtcacttgtcccgggcccaggcagagaggggggccataaatggatcctcattactgtattgattgggtttggggccctttcagatgtctttgtcctgagcccagccaaagcagacaaatctgtcagcggccctgcttgtggCATATGAAGAAATGTGGCTGTTTCAAGGTTTGACAACTGTCATGTTCATAATAATATACTGATTATAACCAGGCCAGTGGAAAGGACGCGAGTTTGGAGACGCCTTGGATTGGGGGGGTGCTTTCGACCGGAAACCGGAAGTAGTCACACTATTCCTGTGTAAACAAAACAAGCAATGGAGGACGTACTTGCACATCCGCTGCTAGTTTGCAACATTTGTGTTTACTACGCGTGATTTGCGATTATAGTGGTTACACGATAGTGTTGTTTATTGCTGTGGAAAGTGACGGCGTGGTGAGCACGAGCGGCTCGTTGGCTGTATGGCGCGTGAACGATGTGTCTTGGGTGAAAGTAGAGTGCGAGTTGTAGCCTATGTAGCTGGTTCACTGTTTTAACTGTTACCTTTCGTTTCAGTATCTGTAACCCATTTCACACAATTCCTTACACAACACGTGCATTTAGTAAGATGAAGCCCCGTTTTAAAACCACCGtcgggagtaagagagagagtgaatctaTGGCTTTCCAGCGCCCGGCGACGTTGACTGTGAGCAGTGAGCTTTCCACGTCTTTCCAGGATGAGCTTGCTGCCACAATACAAGGCGCATTCGAAGTGGCGGTGGAAATAGCGGTGCGAGAGGTCAACAAGCTTGTTGGCCAAGCCTTGGGGGACGTTCGCGATCAGATGCACGAAACATTGCGAGAGAACAAATCTCTGAAATTACGCTTACAGACAGCTGAAAAGGAGCTGGACTATGTGCGCCTGGGTGGTGTGGCGGATGGGGAGGTCCAAGTATCTGTTTGTCATTCTGGTCACATGGATACCCCAGTCATTAATCACAGACTTAAAACAGAAAACCTGGTCGAGAATCAAACAGAGACCACTCTAAATGTGTCTGTAAAGAAAACGTCTGATTATTTAATTGTAGAGGCTGAGGCTAGTTGTGAACGCATTGATGGTTCATTCAGTGAGATCTGTGAGGACGGACGAGTGTGCTCTCAGAGTTTTAACTCAACAGACTCACATGAAACAGTCTCATCATTAGGCAAGCTAAAAGGTGCGTTTTAATAAAATGTGTTCTAAATGTTTAATTGAATCTTCCATTAAGCTACATATAAACATTTCACATTCTCTCTTTTATCACATAAGATAGACATGGCTATTTACTTACTTCTCTGGCTAACCTGTTATTTTCTCACATCAACAGACGTAAAGCAAACTTCTACTCCCTGCCAAGAAAATAAAGACTCAGCCAGTCACAGTGATGAACGACAGTCACACGGAGAGGCCACATCTTCATATGAGCCTACGTTAGAACTTCGGGTGAAGGAGGAGAAACCAGACTTGGACCTAGACTCTGGGGCCATCCCGGGAACGGACTCTCAGCTGGGTTTTGAGGATGTGGGCGAAGGGCCCGATGGTTTCCTGTTGGCCCAGTCCAAGTTGCTGGAGGACTGGAGACCAGAAGCCCTGAACCTGCCTAGATGTGACGCTAATGCACTCAGCCAAGGTAGCGGACACTATGCAGTTAAAGCTGAACAAAACTGTCAGGGATGTCACActccaggcccgggggccaaatctggcctgtgGGGTCATTTTATTAGGCCTCGAGATAGGGTTGCCACATTACAGTGGTAAAAAAACGAGAAACACATTGATGCCTGAGCGCGaaacattaatgatatgtgtttatttcaatggggtaatattAAGACGAGCAATATAAAACATCAGGACAGTCATTTTATTTAcctggacagaccattaaaaccgggacaatccaggaaaaacctggacgtgtggcaacacttctgcgagatcatttcagatGTCTTTTATAGTTGGCCCGCATACTCGATTAATATGTAGTAGCACTAACTTGAACGCAAATTTGATGAGTTTGATTAGTGCCTGTTGATTTTGCCTCTATTAAGGTGCATGCTtgcacaattttagcccatttttcaTTTAGTAGAGTTTCATAGAATTCGGCTCGCACCTTTGTCCCATATTTCATTTTGGCCCACtgcgaatttgagtttgacacctcaATGTACGCCATAATCTGCATAGTCCAGGCCCAGTCCCACATCTATGACTTCAACTTCTGCATGCAGGATATGTCACCAAATGAGCTAGAGGCCAGGTTATGTCAATCAGTAATGTCATTTTTTAGATGTGGAGGGAGGTTTCCTAACACGCTGAGCATGCTGTGTGATTGATAATGTGTATTTAGCCTGGGAGACACCAAATTCACTGTCATTTTATtgacaaatagcctattcatAATGGTAGtattgctgtgtttttttccccagctCACCCACCATTGGTTGTGTCAATGCAGCAGGCTACAGAGATGACCTCCACGTCTGTGGGCGGTGTGCCTGtgttcccccctcccctctccagccTCTACCAGCCCAACGACTCTGCTCCCCTGACTAACCCTCCCCGCCAGAACTGCAACGTCCCTGTCAGGGTCAGCCTTCCTATccaacccccatcctcctcctccgcctcctcctcctccgcctcctcctccttcaagCTACACATGTGTAAGTTCTGCGGCCGCCCCTTCCAGAGGCCCAGTGACCTGCGACGCCACCAGAGCCAGCACCACCGCTCCAAGCCGGCCAACAGCACCTTGCCCCGCACCGGCGGGCGGCCGCCCAAGCAGCAGAAGTTCCCGCCAGGCCGCAGTCCGTATCACTGCAGCGAGTGCGGCCGGGACTTCAACCGCATGGAGAACCTCAAGACGCACCTGCGCATACACACGGGCGAGCGGCCGTACACGTGTTCGGCGTGCGGCGTGCGTTTCCGCCACTCGGGGGCGCTCACGCGGCACTTCCGCATCCACACAGGCGAGAAGCCCTACGTGTGTGGGCAGTGTGGTATGTCGTTTAGGAACAGCGGAGGCCTGCGCTTCCACCAGCGACTGCACAACCGCCAGACACAAGTGGGCGGCATGGGGCAGTGATCACTCTGccctgtgtaacggaggccaactagcagagtgtggcgtggaacctTAGTAAACTTTCCTCCCGGAGCCTCATAGAGTATCGGTGGCGCTGaactatcggactggtcctttagctcagcagtatcatgtggtgcctcccatacccgaaccgatgcgctgactaggaggtggcgagttcaaGACCCGAGGTGGACGGATCACATCAGTTACACCTGCAGAGTCCGTCAGAGTTGTGAAGTTACCTATCGGTCCATGTTGCCATTTACCATATTCACTTGACATAATAGTGATTGCTGTTGTAGAGTTGGAGTGTTTAGAGTGAGACTCTGTTTGTCATCTTTATCGAAATTGAACCTGGCTGTTTCCAGACTTGCATCAAACAAAGGCGTTTTTCGCGCTAGTGCTTTACCTCAGTAATATCTGCTGCTTTTCTTTTGCTaacaacagcgaaacaagcaaggaaaatggcaaaattgtgcctagaccaaaaccaCCCCCAACCTGTCACTGGGTGCTATGGAGCATGAGTTCACATGCGGTCTTAGTGCACAGACGCGATCGACGGTTCAAGTTGGGGTGTTATCCAAACGCAGtagcatgatgccatgttgcagttTGTAATAATCCTGCTAACCAGCAAATGAAACAGAAAACAGAATGAAGAGCAGTAGTGGGTAAGCAATGACCAATACATTGGATTAGGAAAATGTTATGTTACTTACTCTCTTACTGTTATTCAAGGGTGCTATTTAgagtttttaattatttatttacagCTATAGGAGTAAGGAAATCCAACATAAACAGGCATACACGATTATGAATGAACACAAActtcaaaaaaaatgaaaaatgtgccAATGAATGGTTCTAATTTATgatgatgtgatttttttttcttttaccatgCAAGCAATGGTATGACTATCATGGCCCTTTAAaaaaagatcatttaaaaaatgtcCCCTTTTGTCCAATTATTTTCAAATGATGGTGAATGGTGGTTGCGCCATTGATAATTGTCATAATAAGTATAATGTAATTAAAAGAACTCTGTGAAATAGAAATGGTCTTGTATTAATAGGAAATAATTGTGTAATATATATCAAAGTTCACATATATGTTGATGTCCTAAAATTTAAATAACTATGGAAATTCTCTGAACTTGTGTTGCATGTTACAAATGgtgctgtgggtttttttcttcTGGAAAGTTAATGCCTTTCATTTTCAAGCACAGTGGAATAAAACCACTATAAAATATTCAAAATGTTTGCCATCATGCCTGTTATGCTTAGTCTTGAAACAAACTTCCCAAACGCAAAAGTAGCATTTAAAACCATTACCCCATTAAAGGGAcggttcagtcaatttcaacatgcagttgtaatgctcacactaccctggacttgtcagtgcctgagattttttttccttcttcttcagccgtttccgagatcctggtcattgtaatgggggcagctctttgtttacatttcaaaaaacatttttatttattcccaaaaacatccaaaaggttataaaacatcagcagacaactagcaaacagcagtaccttttgggaaaatatttggagttggcctatgtttcatttttttttaaatgtaaacaaacgctgcccccattagaattgctcatatctcggaaagggctgagccgaaaaatgtggcatcaccgggtactgacaagtcaagggtagcgtgagcaattcaacagcatattgaaattgactgaactggtcctttaaaaggTTTCTTTCTTCAAAAGGTTTTCTTTCGAGGAATAGCATGGTTTATTAATAGAGAAACCAATTTTGTAAACATGACCAACAGTTATTGAATAGAGCCTATGTCTTGTTATTGAATTAAGTTATTGAATGAAGCCTATTTCTTGCAAGGTTTTCCAAATTACCAAATCAAAGGAAGTAattaattacattgcatttatttcagtggttctcaacatttaaaaaaaaaatgctcctttgacttcatcataattctcccaatgcccccttgacttcattatGAGTCTGCCAATGAACctccttagtattacaaaaataAGATGAACTAATTCCCCACAATGGCAGCTGACCACGCCCCTCTCTCAGCTGTGTCATTCTCAACGCCCCTCAAGGGCTCCCTAACATCTCCTTGGGGGTCTGTAGAGCCCCTGCTGAGAAACACTAATTTAATCTCCCTGTGTGGTATCAATGTGGGATTAGATGTTTTCAGTGTCGGGGGCCCCTCTGCCTTGATGGGTGCATGAGAGCATCAATTGTTATTTCTTTTGGCCACCAGAGGGCACTAGTATTCTTTACAAGGCAAGGTAAATGCACATTTTCATATCTCTTTCAAAACTATTGCTCACACATGCAAAAATTGGTCTCGCTCTTTCCAAATTAGACCCCAAATTCAAAACATTCCAAATTCCATTCCAAGCGCATCACCAAAGCTTGTGATTTCGAAACTTCTCACCAAATTTGAATTCCTCTCAATGCTGGCATAGAGTGGATTGGATGGATCACATTGGGTTTCAAATTCTGAAAAGGTCTCATCACACTCATAAGCTCCTGGTACCCCAATCTGATACAGGGCCCTTTCCCCAACATTCATGCCATGTGCTTTaagaggacttttttttttactccttttCGGCCAGTTACCAAAAGGTTCTAAATGGTTGTGACTCATTTATAACATGTCTTATGTCACCATGGATCTATTTTAGTTGTCTTTGAAATGATTGGCTTGGGTACCTTTTTACTTCGCTCCATGGCCCAATGATTGATGGGTGTGTAACTTCAACCCCCATGGATGATCATCTCCAGGGTGTATATTAAAGCCCCTGTCCTCCGCAGAGGTCCTGCCCTCTCGTGTTAAGTAACCTACTCTTCAGGAGTCTGCCTTGATGGTGCAGGATGGAATGGAACTGTTACGGTAAGGCTTCATTTCACTTTAAAAGTTGTTGGTTCTCAAGTTTGTTACACTGTTCGTTGTATGATAAGACCAAGGTTGCTGTTGTGGTTTTAGAAATTCAGCTTGTTCAAACCAAATATTTGTGAGGTCAGTCActgtaaaatctttttttttctgtttgttttttctgcATTTGTTTCTCTGGTTATTCCtttggttctttctttctttctttctttctttctttctttctttctttctttcttttcgttaGAGATGGATCCCCTGGAGGTTcctcctctcacccccaccaGTAAAGAGGTTCTAACCCAGGCAGTGAGAGCCAGCTTTGCGGGTTTTAATCAGGAGAGCCACCGGCTGTGCTTCCCAAGTGGTATGGCTCCATAATATTTGTGCCTCCGTGGTATGTAAATCCTGAACTGTGTTGATTTTCACTGTCAAAGCAAGTAGTTTTTGTTTAGAGAAAAGCCACACTCTTAAAGGAtgacttcagtcaatttcaacatgcagttgtaatgctcacactaccctggacttgtcagtacctgaggtttttttttcttttctgagatcttggtcattgtaaccgcacgaatagaccaggtgcgatgcgattcaagcgacagagcgatgcgcgcgattcaagcgactacagtatgtccgttacaagcagaaggaaaagcattcaaacattcccattggctgtggtcactgacctctatacagtcattggctgtcgcggctggtcgccgaaccgcgtcgttgaaaggatttcaacttcaaactgtcgctctcgtcgcgcaaatcgcctctagtctccagaatcgcttttgtcacgtgactcaatacaaagtcaattacttccgtcgctcgcctcgctcttgtcgcggtaggtgtatttgtgtggtaatgggggcagcgctttgtttacatttaaaaaaaaaaacatttgtatttattcccaaaaacatccaaaaggttatacaacttcagcagacaactagccaacagtggtaccttttgggaaaatatttggagtaggcctatatgttctttttttaaaaatgtaaacaaacgctgcccccattagggTATCTCatatcttggaaaaggctgagcctaaaaatgtggcatcaccgggtactgacaagtcaagggtagcgtgagcaatacaacagcatattgaaattgactgaagtgatcCTTTAACTGTGATTCTTGTATACTATAGGTAGGTACGTGTATATATTTTCACAGTCATTTTCAAAGTAAATTACTTTAAGTGTaagtgttttgcttttttttctgagGCAGACCCCAGGCTGTGGTCGGACTGGCAAGTCCACCACTGGCTGAGCTGGTGCCAGGCAGAGTTTGGCCTGCAACACCTGGGGGCTGACTTGAGCGTTATGCGGGGGAGCGAGCTCTGCAGCTTGGAGAGAGAGGACTTCCTGGCTCTCATCTCGGACGGCACCGCTGGGGAGATCCTGTGGGAACACCTGGAGATGATGCGCAGAGGTAGTAGACAGGCAAAAGACACCATCACACCTTATTTAACCCATCGATGCTGGATGCTGCACATAAGCAACATTGACCAAGGCCCCTGAAGCTGCATGGAACGCAGCATTCAGGCTTATGACGTTtgagtttaaaaaataaatacaaatgtgggtaagttagagctgacaGAATGCAATTATGCAAGATACaagatttttataggctgagggcaccttttcccaaatagGGCTTTGATATAAAGCTGGCGTTTGTTGCAGGTgcctcaggcatcaatgggttgattAAGGCAACATGTTAAAGGTTGTTGTTCCTAGAACAGCAAAGACTGGTTTAACTTGAACAAAAAATAGAATTAAGTTTTTTCTTAATTTCCCATAATAATACTATTCATATTATGAATGGTTCTTCAGGTACAATTTTACGGTTTCATCCTTATTTAACAGGGATGTACTAGTGGGTATAATGAATGATCAAGAGGCTCAATTTATCTGGATAGAAGGCAGTCTGATCTCCTGCCTGAGGGCAACAACTTTAATGACAGATGTAAGGGGTGTGACACATCAtcacaaacagtaggcctatgtgccttCTTTACCACCTTTGTTTCAACAGTCATGACCTTGCTATTTAATGGCAGTGTGCtgctgccttggccagggctTGCTTGCAAAAAAGATATCTATCTCAATgggcttgttttttgttttcatgtttCTAAAACAGAATGTGAACCTGCCAGAGAGATGACTCTTTGTGCACCCACATCCTCCTTCAGTTCGTCACAGTGCAACATTGGTGAGTAGCTGCCTGTCATTTGTAATTTTGGTAAATTTGTAATTTATAAGCAGAAAGAGGTACTGCAATTGTGCAGTGATcatgaaataataatacaaaaaaaataggctaagatgCTGGCCTTGCATGATCGCATTGTTTAAACTTTAAGGCTATAAGAACATAGCTCTACACTCCATGCTTCACACTCAAGTAgttttgggtggttgacgtttaaggccgtaacacacttaaaggaggaaacatattccaattcctgaaaaaatgggtggaaaaattgggaaaaaatgaaaaaaataaagcactcagtggttcgtggaatttcgcttaatttttgccatttttgggaaaatgtgtcctgtggtgtgacatcattggtgtgacatttctgtaagatacaataaaatgattaatattctgcacaaacatatccccaatgctcttactgctattgttcctttaacccccaccccacacacacactacaacccacccgcacctccacccccacatacctatgcatcgtacaggcagacaactgtgattttactgcatggtttcactgtattacttttaataattgtgtgaatgtgacaaataaatctcccggggcctcatgtacaaggagttccgtagatttcctactgaatctttgcttAAGTGAATATCTGAAAAATGCATTTGCGCCTGAAAATCTTAAATGTATCACTCCACACATAAACAGGtgttcatgctgattcatgtggtatgtcCAATTTTACATGAAATTTAGTAAACGTGCAGTTTTTCATGCTAAGTCAGTATTggtacatctgaaaatgtttgtggaaagttacttacggagcttttttgtgcgtaagtaagttttgtacatgaggcccctggtatccttatatccttgcatgatgcatgaacaataagtgaggattgagtaacacaatgcctaagcatgtcacaccacaggacatgaagtcacaccacaggaaattcactgaattgtggtggccattttaatccttttgtattcgtgactgacctccgagctcatgctaactagataatgatattgtgtttaaccttaatatgtgtt includes:
- the LOC134437293 gene encoding fez family zinc finger protein 2-like, translating into MKPRFKTTVGSKRESESMAFQRPATLTVSSELSTSFQDELAATIQGAFEVAVEIAVREVNKLVGQALGDVRDQMHETLRENKSLKLRLQTAEKELDYVRLGGVADGEVQVSVCHSGHMDTPVINHRLKTENLVENQTETTLNVSVKKTSDYLIVEAEASCERIDGSFSEICEDGRVCSQSFNSTDSHETVSSLGKLKDVKQTSTPCQENKDSASHSDERQSHGEATSSYEPTLELRVKEEKPDLDLDSGAIPGTDSQLGFEDVGEGPDGFLLAQSKLLEDWRPEALNLPRCDANALSQAHPPLVVSMQQATEMTSTSVGGVPVFPPPLSSLYQPNDSAPLTNPPRQNCNVPVRVSLPIQPPSSSSASSSSASSSFKLHMCKFCGRPFQRPSDLRRHQSQHHRSKPANSTLPRTGGRPPKQQKFPPGRSPYHCSECGRDFNRMENLKTHLRIHTGERPYTCSACGVRFRHSGALTRHFRIHTGEKPYVCGQCGMSFRNSGGLRFHQRLHNRQTQVGGMGQ